The following nucleotide sequence is from Mucilaginibacter sp. cycad4.
TTTGGTTCATTGTTTGAACAGTTGACAACTACTGTTAGTGACGTTTCGATAGTGGTAAACGAGTTAAAGCTTAGGGGATTAGATACCAGCGTATGGGAGGATGTTTTAACTATTAAAGATTCAAACATCCACGGCACCCCCAACTTTGGTGATTATCATTTCATTTTAAAGCAGATAGTCCGGGCAAATCATTTCAACAGTAACGTACTTAAATTTTTTCAATCGTCAACTTTTTCATTTCAAGAGGGGTACATACACTACCAAGTTAATCATCTGAGTAAGCTGCCAACCGATAAAAAAATAATTTTTTTAGATGCGACCGCTTCAAAAACCTTATTTGAAAAAGTATTTGGGGATAGGCTGGAAGTTATTGATATATCTAACGTTCAATTACAGGGGACTATCATACAATACACTTCCAAAAGTTGCTCTAAAAGTGGACTTAGCAAGTACCACGAAAAAATTTCAACAATGGTCGGCGATTCACCTGTTATCACATTTAACGAATATAAAAAGTACTTCAAAAATCCTGATGATACGCTACACTTTGGTAACGCTGTCGGCTCAAATAAATTAGAAGGGAAAGATTTTTGTGTAGTTGGCACGATGACTTACCCGCCGATGTATTATAAGTTTTTAGCTGATACACTAATGATTGAGTGCGATAATTTTGAAACAGAACCTTTAAAAGTAACCTATAAAGGTCGCCGATTCTCTTTCAAAACGTTCGCCAATCCTGAATTACAAAAGCTGCACTTGGAACAAGTGGAGGGAGATTCATTACAATGCGTTCACCGGGGGCGTTTGATAAGAACTAACTCAACGGTACGGCTGTTTTCAAATTTCCCGTTGTTGCAGGCTAAGTATATTTACTAAGCAGTACAAGTAAGCCCTATTGTCATTAATTAATTGCGGGCAATAGGGCATTATTGTGAAGGCTTAATTTTTTCACAAAATTTGCGTAAAAAAATTTTTACCGACTCTCAAAATTTTACAAAAACGGTCATGTTTTGAAAAAGTCAAATTCAGGGTTCGGCGGTAGATTCGATTGTCTTGGATAGTCCCAAATGGGGACCACCCGGCCCGGGCCCGCCCCGGAGAGTAACGGGATACTGTGTGGGGGGCTTTCGGGGGAGGTAATTAAACTAACTCTAATACTGGTAACACATCCTTTAATTGTTGGCTGTTCAATTCACCTAAACCCCGTAGATACTTCAACGTCACTATCATTGTTGAATGCCCTAAAAGTTGTTGTAGTATGTGAATGTCCTTAGTGCGATTATACACATCAATGGCAGCGGTATGGCGAAAAGAATAAATGGTTTGCTCTGATTGTATCAAACCATTTTTGCTCATATCAGACTTTAGGCGTGTCCATATCAGGTTAAAATAGTATTCGTTAAAAGCATGATTACTTAACGTAAATATATTTGTTTCGGGGTCTTGTACTTTCGATAATCTATTTTCAATAATAGTTTGAAGATATTTGGGGACTGATACCACCCTTACACGAGCGCTTTTATTCTCTGCACCGGATAACGAAATGGTTGAGAAATCATCATTAAAGTGCCGTTTTTTTAATAATCTGATTTCAATATGTGGGCGTAACATGCAGCTATACGATAACAAACAACACAAGTATAAGTCGGGATTTGATTTTTTAAGATAGTCCAGCAGGGGAATTAATTGTTCTTTTGTATAAATCTTGTGAAGGGCAGCTTTCGGTTTTAAGCGTGGAGTATTTAGAATCAAATTAAC
It contains:
- a CDS encoding site-specific integrase, which encodes MYTEPKIVTKPNLSYRSHISFHFNGKRFREYNGNRLKIKIYPNYASSIKEKDRLLRQLLFEFKKSLETGWNPLIVDEPIIEINAEPIPSLEQLFLEVEATKLSSPLSDKYKRNIKSIVKQFLAFLSTEEKCSPLQSLKLSRIETFLNQFKSSATNYMNIRRMLGLFFAEFERKKYITVNLILNTPRLKPKAALHKIYTKEQLIPLLDYLKKSNPDLYLCCLLSYSCMLRPHIEIRLLKKRHFNDDFSTISLSGAENKSARVRVVSVPKYLQTIIENRLSKVQDPETNIFTLSNHAFNEYYFNLIWTRLKSDMSKNGLIQSEQTIYSFRHTAAIDVYNRTKDIHILQQLLGHSTMIVTLKYLRGLGELNSQQLKDVLPVLELV